A window of the Campylobacter massiliensis genome harbors these coding sequences:
- the ilvD gene encoding dihydroxy-acid dehydratase produces the protein MRSDIIKKGYTRAPHRSLLRATGLKDEDFEKPFIGVANSFIEIIPGHFFLNKYSEILKDEIRKNGCVPFEFNCIGVDDGIAMGHSGMLYSLPSRELIANSIETVMNAHALDALVCMPNCDKIVPGMVMGALRVNVPTVFISGGPMKKGYTKKGEPIDLATAFEAVGKFETKEISAEELKEIECAACPSGGSCSGMFTANSMNTLCEAMGIALKGNGTVPALTPEREELIREAGRRICEIALDEKYKIRNIVNEKSIQNALVVDMAMGGSSNTVLHILAIAREAGVNLQIAGLNEISRKIAHIAKISPSLPNVHMEDIDRAGGLSAVINEISRRDNGLLGLDALTVSGESLGERVGASAIKDESVIRKIENAYSQVGGLAILFGNLAEQGCVIKTAGIIGERKFSGKAVCFNSQDEAIEGISSGKVNKGDVVVIRYEGPRGGPGMQEMLSPTSLIMGRGLGADVALITDGRFSGATRGLSVGHVSPEAAEGGMIGLLEDGDIIDIDVDTYAINVRLNEAEIADRRAKFKPIEKPLPYRWLRMYRKLVTNASNGAILEA, from the coding sequence TTGAGAAGCGACATCATCAAAAAAGGCTATACGCGCGCGCCGCACAGAAGCTTGCTAAGAGCGACCGGGCTAAAGGACGAGGACTTTGAAAAGCCCTTCATCGGCGTGGCAAATAGCTTCATAGAGATCATACCGGGGCATTTTTTCCTCAACAAATACTCCGAAATTTTAAAAGACGAGATCCGCAAAAACGGCTGCGTGCCGTTTGAGTTTAACTGTATCGGCGTGGATGACGGCATCGCGATGGGGCATAGCGGGATGCTTTATAGCCTGCCTAGCCGCGAGCTGATCGCAAACTCGATCGAAACGGTGATGAATGCACACGCCCTAGACGCTCTCGTGTGCATGCCAAACTGCGATAAAATCGTGCCCGGCATGGTGATGGGCGCGCTTCGCGTGAACGTGCCGACGGTTTTCATAAGCGGCGGCCCGATGAAAAAGGGCTACACCAAAAAAGGCGAGCCGATCGACCTTGCGACTGCGTTTGAGGCGGTGGGTAAATTTGAAACCAAAGAGATCAGCGCCGAGGAGCTAAAAGAGATCGAGTGCGCCGCCTGTCCGAGCGGAGGCAGCTGCTCGGGGATGTTTACGGCAAACTCGATGAATACGCTGTGCGAAGCGATGGGTATCGCGCTAAAAGGCAACGGCACGGTGCCCGCGCTTACGCCTGAGCGTGAGGAGCTTATCCGCGAGGCGGGACGCCGAATTTGCGAGATAGCGCTCGATGAAAAATACAAAATCCGAAATATCGTGAATGAAAAATCGATCCAAAACGCCCTAGTAGTCGATATGGCGATGGGCGGCAGCAGCAACACCGTGCTGCACATCCTAGCTATCGCGCGCGAAGCTGGGGTAAATTTACAGATCGCGGGACTTAACGAGATCAGCCGAAAGATCGCTCACATCGCCAAAATCAGCCCTAGCCTGCCAAACGTGCATATGGAGGACATCGACCGTGCGGGCGGACTAAGCGCCGTGATAAATGAAATTTCGCGCCGCGACAACGGACTGCTGGGTCTAGACGCGCTAACGGTAAGCGGCGAAAGCCTAGGCGAGCGCGTCGGAGCTAGCGCCATAAAAGACGAATCGGTTATCCGTAAGATCGAAAACGCCTACTCGCAAGTCGGCGGGCTGGCGATTTTGTTTGGAAATTTAGCCGAGCAGGGCTGCGTCATCAAGACCGCGGGCATCATCGGCGAGCGTAAATTTAGCGGCAAGGCGGTCTGCTTTAACAGCCAAGACGAGGCGATAGAGGGCATCTCAAGCGGCAAGGTAAATAAAGGCGACGTGGTCGTTATCCGCTACGAAGGGCCGCGCGGAGGCCCGGGTATGCAGGAGATGCTAAGCCCTACGAGCCTAATCATGGGGCGAGGTCTCGGCGCGGACGTGGCGCTGATCACGGACGGGCGTTTTAGCGGCGCTACGAGAGGACTTAGCGTCGGGCACGTGAGCCCCGAAGCTGCCGAGGGCGGTATGATCGGATTGCTAGAAGACGGCGACATCATCGACATCGACGTGGATACATATGCGATCAACGTGCGCCTAAACGAGGCCGAGATAGCCGACCGCAGAGCTAAATTTAAACCGATTGAAAAACCGCTGCCGTATCGCTGGCTACGAATGTATCGCAAGCTGGTAACGAACGCTAGCAACGGAGCGATTTTGGAGGCGTAA
- a CDS encoding CsgG/HfaB family protein: MKKSLFSASKIAVLALPFLLTGCMSSMSMGSPGAKTAATGAAAGSNVQNANPGLTRCTESMGTLTIYEDRNSDWYSVVTKQYKLTSTVPVLRLLAQQSNCFVVVERSKAFNQMLEERALMESGELRKNSNFKKGQMVAADYTLTPTITFSESNTSGLGGVVGALFGSVAGSVAGSFSTSDVSTMLTLIENRSGVQLAAAEGSARNMDFAGLGSLFGSKAGGSLGAYANTPEGKVIVAAFTDSMNNLIDAVRNYKMQTVKGGLGAGGAMKVAD; the protein is encoded by the coding sequence ATGAAAAAATCGCTTTTTAGCGCATCGAAGATCGCGGTTTTGGCTTTGCCTTTTCTTTTGACGGGTTGCATGTCGTCTATGAGTATGGGTTCGCCAGGTGCTAAGACTGCAGCTACGGGCGCGGCTGCGGGCTCAAACGTCCAAAATGCAAATCCCGGACTAACCAGATGCACCGAGTCTATGGGTACGCTTACGATTTACGAGGACAGAAACAGCGACTGGTACTCCGTCGTAACTAAACAGTACAAGCTAACATCCACCGTTCCGGTTCTTAGACTCCTAGCTCAGCAGTCAAACTGCTTCGTCGTCGTCGAGCGTAGCAAGGCATTTAACCAAATGCTAGAAGAGCGCGCATTGATGGAATCGGGCGAGCTTAGAAAGAACTCGAATTTCAAAAAAGGTCAGATGGTCGCTGCGGACTACACCTTAACTCCTACGATAACTTTTAGCGAGAGCAACACTAGCGGCCTAGGCGGCGTCGTGGGCGCGCTATTTGGTTCGGTCGCGGGTTCGGTCGCGGGTAGTTTTAGCACGAGCGACGTGAGCACTATGCTAACCCTCATCGAAAACCGCTCCGGCGTACAACTAGCGGCAGCCGAGGGAAGCGCTAGAAATATGGACTTTGCGGGTCTTGGAAGCCTGTTTGGCAGCAAAGCCGGCGGATCGCTAGGAGCCTACGCCAACACTCCTGAGGGTAAAGTCATCGTCGCGGCCTTCACCGACTCGATGAATAACCTAATCGACGCTGTCAGAAACTACAAAATGCAAACCGTAAAAGGCGGTCTTGGCGCGGGCGGCGCGATGAAAGTAGCGGATTGA